The following coding sequences are from one Vicia villosa cultivar HV-30 ecotype Madison, WI unplaced genomic scaffold, Vvil1.0 ctg.000020F_1_1_5, whole genome shotgun sequence window:
- the LOC131621988 gene encoding transcription factor TGA9-like translates to MASHRIREIGLSESGPSSQHVPYGVLHGITSSSSTLMNQGSAFDFGELEEAIVLQGIKIRNDEGSKPAATLEMFPSWPIRFQQTPRVVASLTSPSLTNPYGGSKSGGESSDSGSTEIQFETDSPLSIKASSSSDHHHNHGFDQIQQQQEIATTDEAALRTGTSQNQSKAKSPQQKKKGAVSTSEKTLDPKTLRRLAQNREAAKKSRLRKKAYVQQLESSRLRLSNLEQDLQRARSQGLFLGCGGGNISPGAAMFDMEYARWLEEDQRQLTELRGGLHAALADNELRVIVDGYLYHYDELFRLKEVAVKSDVFHLIKGIWTSPAERPFIWIGGFKPSELITMLTQQLEPLAEQQIVGIMELRQSSHQAEEALSQGHEQLHHCIVDTIAGGPVIDGVQQMVAAMARISNLEGFVHQADNLRQQTLHQLCRILTVRQSARCFIVIGEYYGRLRALSSLWASRPRENLMNDDNSCQATTELQMVQPSQSHFSSF, encoded by the exons ATGGCTAGTCATAGAATTAGAGAGATTGGTTTATCTGAGTCAGGACCTTCAAGTCAACATGTCCCTTATGGTGTTCTTCATGGAATCACTAGCTCATCATCAACTTTAAT GAATCAAGGGTCTGCTTTTGATTTTGGAGAGCTTGAAGAGGCAATAGTTCTTCAAGGAATCAAGATAAGAAATGATGAAGGAAGCAAACCAGCAGCTACACTTGAAATGTTTCCTTCATGGCCAATTAGGTTCCAACAAACACCAAGAGTTGTTGCTTCTCTCACTTCTCCATCTTTGACCAATCCATAT GGAGGTTCAAAATCAGGAGGTGAAAGTAGTGATTCAGGATCAACAGAGATTCAATTTGAAACAGATTCACCATTAAGTATaaaagcatcttcttcttcagatcatCATCATAATCATGGTTTTGATCAGATTCAGCAGCAACAGGAGATAGCAACAACTGATGAAGCTGCTTTAAGAACAGGCACATCACAGAATCAGTCAAAAGCCAAATCACCTCAACAAAAG AAAAAAGGAGCTGTTTCCACATCAGAAAAAACACTTGATCCAAAG ACACTAAGAAGATTGGCACAAAATAGAGAAGCTGCAAAGAAAAGCCGATTAAGAAAAAAGGCTTATGTACAGCAGCTCGAGTCAAGTCGATTAAGATtatcgaatctcgaacaagatcTTCAAAGAGCGCGATCGCAG ggACTATTTTTAGGCTGTGGTGGTGGAAATATAAGCCCTG GAGCTGCAATGTTTGACATGGAGTATGCAAGATGGCTAGAGGAAGATCAACGGCAGTTGACCGAGCTTCGTGGCGGGCTGCATGCAGCATTGGCGGATAATGAACTTAGAGTGATTGTTGATGGATATCTGTATCATTACGACGAGCTTTTCCGCTTAAAGGAAGTCGCTGTTAAATCGGATGTTTTTCACCTTATTAAAGGTATTTGGACTTCTCCGGCCGAGCGACCGTTCATTTGGATAGGCGGTTTCAAGCCCTCCGAGCTCATCACG ATGTTGACACAACAATTGGAGCCTCTAGCTGAGCAACAAATAGTAGGGATAATGGAGCTAAGACAATCATCACATCAAGCAGAAGAAGCTCTCTCTCAAGGCCATGAACAGCTCCACCATTGTATCGTCGACACCATTGCCGGAGGGCCGGTCATTGACGGCGTTCAACAGATGGTCGCTGCCATGGCCAGAATCTCCAACCTTGAAGGATTTGTCCACCAG GCTGATAATTTGAGACAACAAACACTTCATCAACTATGTCGAATATTGACTGTCCGTCAATCAGCAAGATGTTTTATTGTAATCGGAGAATATTATGGACGTCTTCGAGCTCTCAGTTCTCTTTGGGCTTCGAGACCACGAGA GAActtgatgaatgatgataattCATGCCAAGCAACAACGGAATTGCAAATGGTTCAACCTTCACAAAGTCATTTCTCTAGTTTCTGA
- the LOC131621994 gene encoding uncharacterized protein LOC131621994 isoform X1, with the protein MLNSGSNLNSSSTSGITSSDMPPLPECLPLDLITVGNKKYTGELKRVLGVSAGNSSEDCGVSLPKLMGPGASGELKNLKESVQDGSRKARDRSKMFRESISKLDRYREALNSKKRERSDLSSERGSGVNLTRMGSQIHKISDDNMTQREVKTSNSMLNKRTRTLVADTREDNRPASIGRQPILTENGNLIQTLGGGSIRNEEKTRRLLAGGEGLDKKIKRKRSVGTVGNRVMTGERDVKRAALPKGNTDLKLRFSDAQGFRLKSLPESSGITKSEGSSEPNNTGVRVMLTGEQGVSPHRDRIADQRVVGKGNHRANIQEDLASSPNSAIKNKVSRAPRTGSVSALELSNIQSPAGSFPGSSIHPMTQWGGQRPPKNSRTRRVKVVSPASRNLEVQVSSEGCLTSDFNVKASSVGNNGFKLASSVDNSTPKYKRSPDDISSPFGLSESEESGGGENKIKEKGVNGSDFAMAADREGAPMLQTRKNKIPIDEPGDGVQRLGRIGRNLSAIREGLPLGREKPENVPILKPVQDKKSIDKNKTKYGRPPSKKQKERKVLTRVGKQLNIGSSDFGGESDDDREELYKAANAASNASSLASGPFWSKMEYIFASISLDDASFVKQQLNIADDLEKSLSHMFAIDHDMLGVVINKKTTQGSEDKRRSHCDEESTKFEAVGGRNDMERTDKVTPLFQRLLCALIEEDENEESYHQREAKNISRQCASDDSHCGSCNQVDFEPKDRDRTESEVESQVDFQIQKNCMLDRLSCNKSTTSNTFRYPNTPSSLQSTGVWQGDEEFSLSDITHTSEICSNDLDQLQPELSNPSFPSSDCEYQLMSLDDKLLLELQSIGIYPEILPDLAEEDEAIIQDIVKLEKALYEQNGKKKSNLDPIDKAILKGRDMEKRSIEQAAFDQLTEMAYRKRLACRGSRNSKSAVKKVSKQVALAFLKRTLGRCRSYEEAGVSCFSEPSLQNILFSPRSCENGAQPTDCIVSGATSNTCNKALYQIKARKLEQVSSMNGSVTIKEKKRAMLVNGSSRTSNLDGAVHGGVKGKRSERDRNQIRDQTRKNSNSRAGYMSLDSSQNENKPKVKPKQKSTSGGHLPIYDSSLSVVANASNNGSKDVAALSGNNNSSQVKESSDLGILPLHDLDSIDEFGVSGELGGPQDLGSWLNFDDDGLQEDGCIMGLEIPMDDLSDLNMLM; encoded by the exons ATGTTGAATTCTGGGAGTAATTTAAACAGCAGCAGCACGAGTGGGATAACTTCATCGGATATGCCACCGTTGCCCGAGTGTTTGCCGCTGGATTTGATTACTGTAGGAAATAAAAAGTATACGGGAGAGCTAAAGAGGGTTCTGGGTGTTTCTGCTGGAAACAGTTCGGAAGATTGTGGAGTTTCGCTTCCTAAATTAATGGGCCCAGGAGCCTCGGGGGAGTTGAAGAACTTAAAAGAAAGTGTTCAAGATGGCTCCAGAAAGGCTAG GGATAGATCAAAAATGTTTAGGGAATCTATATCTAAATTGGATAGGTATAGGGAGGCCTTAAACTCAAAGAAGCGGGAAAGGAGTGATTTATCAAGTGAAAGGGGAAGTGGAGTAAACTTAACAAGGATGGGTAGCCAGATTCACAAAATCTCGGATGATAATATGACTCAGAGAGAAGTCAAGACCTCAAACTCAATGCTGAACAAGCGCACTCGTACGTTAGTGGCAGACACACGG GAGGACAATAGGCCTGCTTCTATTGGAAGACAGCCGATACTCACGGAGAATGGAAATCTGATTCAGACACTTGGCGGGGGCTCTATTCGAAATGAAGAGAAAACTCGCAGATTACTTGCTGGTGGCGAGGGAttagataaaaaaataaagaggaagAGGTCTGTCGGAACAGTAGGTAACAGAGTTATGACCGGTGAAAGGGATGTAAAACGAGCTGCTCTTCCAAAGGGAAATACTGATTTGAAGTTGCGATTTAGTGATGCTCAGGGTTTCAG ATTGAAGTCACTTCCTGAATCTAGTGGAATCACCAAGTCTGAGGGTTCTTCAGAGCCTAATAATACAGGTGTACGTGTGATGCTTACAGGAGAGCAAGGGGTTTCTCCTCACAGGGACCGCATAGCTGACCAAAGAGTTGTAGGAAAAGGAAACCACAG AGCAAATATTCAAGAGGACCTAGCAAGCAGCCCTAACTCAGCAATTAAAAACAAGGTATCTCGGGCACCAAGAACGGGTTCGGTTAGTGCGCTAGAGTTGTCTAACATTCAGTCTCCAGCTGGAAGTTTTCCAG GTTCTTCTATACATCCAATGACCCAATGGGGTGGACAGAGACCACCTAAAAATTCACGCACTCGAAGAGTGAAAGTAGTTTCTCCTGCCTCACGCAACCTTGAAGTTCAGGTCTCATCTGAAGGCTGTCTAACTTCTGATTTCAATGTTAAAGCTTCTTCTGTTGGCAACAATGGGTTCAAACTGGCTAGCAGTGTAGACAACAGTACACCAAAATATAAAAGGTCACCTGATGATATTTCGTCTCCCTTTGGTTTATCTGAAAGTGAAGAATCTGGTGGAggggaaaacaaaataaaagagaaaggaGTGAATGGTAGTGACTTTGCTATGGCTGCAGATAGGGAGGGAGCTCCTATGTTgcaaacaaggaagaataaaataCCAATAGATGAACCAGGAGATGGTGTGCAGAGACTAGGGAGAATTGGAAGGAATTTATCAGCAATAAGGGAAGGCCTTCCATTGGGGAGGGAGAAGCCTGAGAATGTACCTATACTGAAGCCAGTACAGGACAAGAAGTCTATTGATAAGAATAAAAC CAAATATGGGCGCCCTCCTTCAAAAAAGCAGAAAGAACGCAAAGTTTTGACTCGTGTAGGGAAGCAACTGAACATTGGTTCTTCTGATTTTGGAG GTGAATCTGATGATGATCGCGAAGAGTTGTATAAAGCTGCTAATGCTGCTTCTAATGCCAGCA GTCTTGCTTCAGGTCCATTTTGGAGTAAAATGGAGTATATTTTTGCTTCCATCAGCTTGGATGACGCATCTTTTGTGAAACAACAG CTCAATATTGCTGACGATTTGGAAAAAAGTTTATCCCATATGTTTGCCATTGATCATGATATGCTG gGTGTTGTTATTAATAAGAAAACTACTCAAGGTTCAGAGGATAAAAGGAGAAGCCACTGTGATGAAGAATCAACCAAGTTTGAGGCTGTAGGTGGGAGAAATGACATGGAAAGAACGGACAAGGTTACCCCATTATTCCAGAGACTTCTTTGTGCtctaattgaagaagatgaaaatgaagaATCATACCACCAAAGGGAAGCAAAGAATATATCTAGACAGTGTGCGAGCGACGATTCTCACTGCGGTTCTTGTAATCAAGTTGATTTTGAACCCAAAGACAGGGATAGAACGGAATCTGAAGTTGAATCACAGGTGGATTTTCAAATTCAGAAGAATTGCATGTTGGACAGACTATCTTGTAATAAGAGTACCACATCCAACACATTTAGGTACCCGAACACACCCAGTTCATTACAAAGTACAGGAGTTTGGCAGGGAGATGAAGAATTTTCCCTCTCTGATATTACTCACACCAGTGAAATATGTTCTAATGATCTGGATCAGCTTCAGCCTGAATTAAGTAATCCTAGCTTTCCTTCTTCTGATTGTGAGTATCAGCTGATGTCTCTGGATGACAAGCTGCTGCTTGAGCTGCAGAGCATTGGAATATATCCAGAAATATTG CCTGATTTAGCTGAGGAAGATGAAGCTATAATTCAAGACATTGTGAAACTTGAGAAAGCTCTATATGAACAG aatggaaagaagaagAGCAACTTGGACCCAATTGATAAAGCTATTCTAAAAGGGAGGGACATGGAAAAACG GAGTATTGAGCAAGCTGCATTTGACCAACTTACTGAAATGGCTTACAGAAAGAGATTG GCATGCCgtggaagcagaaattcaaaaaGTGCTGTAAAGaaggtttcaaaacaagttgctcTAGCTTTTCTGAAACGCACTCTTGGAAGATGTAGAAGTTATGAAGAAGCCGGCGTTAGCTGCTTTAGTGAGCCTTCTCTGCAAAATATTTTGTTTTCGCCTCGTTCATGTGAGAATGGTGCACAACCTACAGATTGCATTGTCTCTGGCGCAACCAGTAATACATGTAACAAAGCTTTGTATCAAATTAAAGCCAGAAAATTAG AACAAGTGTCATCCATGAATGGGTCTGTGACGATCAAGGAGAAGAAGAGGGCAATGCTGGTCAATggttcttcaagaacatcaaaTCTTGATGGTGCTGTTCATGGTGGAGTGAAGGGAAAGAGAAGTGAGAGGGATAGAAATCAGATCCGGGATCAGACCAGAAAAAATTCCAATTCCCGAGCTGGTTACATGTCATTGGACAGTAGTCAAAATGAGAACAAACCAAAAGTTAAGCCCAAGCAAAAGAGTACTTCTGGTGGACATTTACCGATTTATGATTCTAGTCTATCTGTGGTGGCTAATGCAAGCAACAATGGTAGCAAAGATGTGGCAGCATTATCTGGTAACAATAACTCTTCTCAAGTAAAGGAATCCTCAGACTTGGGCATTTTGCCGCTACATGATTTAGATTCAATAGATGAATTTGGTGTATCTGGTGAACTTGGTGGGCCGCAAGATCTTGGCTCTTGGTTGAACTTTGATGACGATGGTTTGCAAGAAGATGGTTGTATTATGGGCCTCGAAATTCCAATGGATGACCTATCAGATTTGAATATGCTTATGTGA
- the LOC131621994 gene encoding uncharacterized protein LOC131621994 isoform X2 has product MLNSGSNLNSSSTSGITSSDMPPLPECLPLDLITVGNKKYTGELKRVLGVSAGNSSEDCGVSLPKLMGPGASGELKNLKESVQDGSRKARDRSKMFRESISKLDRYREALNSKKRERSDLSSERGSGVNLTRMGSQIHKISDDNMTQREVKTSNSMLNKRTRTLVADTREDNRPASIGRQPILTENGNLIQTLGGGSIRNEEKTRRLLAGGEGLDKKIKRKRSVGTVGNRVMTGERDVKRAALPKGNTDLKLRFSDAQGFRLKSLPESSGITKSEGSSEPNNTGVRVMLTGEQGVSPHRDRIADQRVVGKGNHRANIQEDLASSPNSAIKNKVSRAPRTGSVSALELSNIQSPAGSFPGSSIHPMTQWGGQRPPKNSRTRRVKVVSPASRNLEVQVSSEGCLTSDFNVKASSVGNNGFKLASSVDNSTPKYKRSPDDISSPFGLSESEESGGGENKIKEKGVNGSDFAMAADREGAPMLQTRKNKIPIDEPGDGVQRLGRIGRNLSAIREGLPLGREKPENVPILKPVQDKKSIDKNKTKYGRPPSKKQKERKVLTRVGKQLNIGSSDFGGESDDDREELYKAANAASNASSLASGPFWSKMEYIFASISLDDASFVKQQGVVINKKTTQGSEDKRRSHCDEESTKFEAVGGRNDMERTDKVTPLFQRLLCALIEEDENEESYHQREAKNISRQCASDDSHCGSCNQVDFEPKDRDRTESEVESQVDFQIQKNCMLDRLSCNKSTTSNTFRYPNTPSSLQSTGVWQGDEEFSLSDITHTSEICSNDLDQLQPELSNPSFPSSDCEYQLMSLDDKLLLELQSIGIYPEILPDLAEEDEAIIQDIVKLEKALYEQNGKKKSNLDPIDKAILKGRDMEKRSIEQAAFDQLTEMAYRKRLACRGSRNSKSAVKKVSKQVALAFLKRTLGRCRSYEEAGVSCFSEPSLQNILFSPRSCENGAQPTDCIVSGATSNTCNKALYQIKARKLEQVSSMNGSVTIKEKKRAMLVNGSSRTSNLDGAVHGGVKGKRSERDRNQIRDQTRKNSNSRAGYMSLDSSQNENKPKVKPKQKSTSGGHLPIYDSSLSVVANASNNGSKDVAALSGNNNSSQVKESSDLGILPLHDLDSIDEFGVSGELGGPQDLGSWLNFDDDGLQEDGCIMGLEIPMDDLSDLNMLM; this is encoded by the exons ATGTTGAATTCTGGGAGTAATTTAAACAGCAGCAGCACGAGTGGGATAACTTCATCGGATATGCCACCGTTGCCCGAGTGTTTGCCGCTGGATTTGATTACTGTAGGAAATAAAAAGTATACGGGAGAGCTAAAGAGGGTTCTGGGTGTTTCTGCTGGAAACAGTTCGGAAGATTGTGGAGTTTCGCTTCCTAAATTAATGGGCCCAGGAGCCTCGGGGGAGTTGAAGAACTTAAAAGAAAGTGTTCAAGATGGCTCCAGAAAGGCTAG GGATAGATCAAAAATGTTTAGGGAATCTATATCTAAATTGGATAGGTATAGGGAGGCCTTAAACTCAAAGAAGCGGGAAAGGAGTGATTTATCAAGTGAAAGGGGAAGTGGAGTAAACTTAACAAGGATGGGTAGCCAGATTCACAAAATCTCGGATGATAATATGACTCAGAGAGAAGTCAAGACCTCAAACTCAATGCTGAACAAGCGCACTCGTACGTTAGTGGCAGACACACGG GAGGACAATAGGCCTGCTTCTATTGGAAGACAGCCGATACTCACGGAGAATGGAAATCTGATTCAGACACTTGGCGGGGGCTCTATTCGAAATGAAGAGAAAACTCGCAGATTACTTGCTGGTGGCGAGGGAttagataaaaaaataaagaggaagAGGTCTGTCGGAACAGTAGGTAACAGAGTTATGACCGGTGAAAGGGATGTAAAACGAGCTGCTCTTCCAAAGGGAAATACTGATTTGAAGTTGCGATTTAGTGATGCTCAGGGTTTCAG ATTGAAGTCACTTCCTGAATCTAGTGGAATCACCAAGTCTGAGGGTTCTTCAGAGCCTAATAATACAGGTGTACGTGTGATGCTTACAGGAGAGCAAGGGGTTTCTCCTCACAGGGACCGCATAGCTGACCAAAGAGTTGTAGGAAAAGGAAACCACAG AGCAAATATTCAAGAGGACCTAGCAAGCAGCCCTAACTCAGCAATTAAAAACAAGGTATCTCGGGCACCAAGAACGGGTTCGGTTAGTGCGCTAGAGTTGTCTAACATTCAGTCTCCAGCTGGAAGTTTTCCAG GTTCTTCTATACATCCAATGACCCAATGGGGTGGACAGAGACCACCTAAAAATTCACGCACTCGAAGAGTGAAAGTAGTTTCTCCTGCCTCACGCAACCTTGAAGTTCAGGTCTCATCTGAAGGCTGTCTAACTTCTGATTTCAATGTTAAAGCTTCTTCTGTTGGCAACAATGGGTTCAAACTGGCTAGCAGTGTAGACAACAGTACACCAAAATATAAAAGGTCACCTGATGATATTTCGTCTCCCTTTGGTTTATCTGAAAGTGAAGAATCTGGTGGAggggaaaacaaaataaaagagaaaggaGTGAATGGTAGTGACTTTGCTATGGCTGCAGATAGGGAGGGAGCTCCTATGTTgcaaacaaggaagaataaaataCCAATAGATGAACCAGGAGATGGTGTGCAGAGACTAGGGAGAATTGGAAGGAATTTATCAGCAATAAGGGAAGGCCTTCCATTGGGGAGGGAGAAGCCTGAGAATGTACCTATACTGAAGCCAGTACAGGACAAGAAGTCTATTGATAAGAATAAAAC CAAATATGGGCGCCCTCCTTCAAAAAAGCAGAAAGAACGCAAAGTTTTGACTCGTGTAGGGAAGCAACTGAACATTGGTTCTTCTGATTTTGGAG GTGAATCTGATGATGATCGCGAAGAGTTGTATAAAGCTGCTAATGCTGCTTCTAATGCCAGCA GTCTTGCTTCAGGTCCATTTTGGAGTAAAATGGAGTATATTTTTGCTTCCATCAGCTTGGATGACGCATCTTTTGTGAAACAACAG gGTGTTGTTATTAATAAGAAAACTACTCAAGGTTCAGAGGATAAAAGGAGAAGCCACTGTGATGAAGAATCAACCAAGTTTGAGGCTGTAGGTGGGAGAAATGACATGGAAAGAACGGACAAGGTTACCCCATTATTCCAGAGACTTCTTTGTGCtctaattgaagaagatgaaaatgaagaATCATACCACCAAAGGGAAGCAAAGAATATATCTAGACAGTGTGCGAGCGACGATTCTCACTGCGGTTCTTGTAATCAAGTTGATTTTGAACCCAAAGACAGGGATAGAACGGAATCTGAAGTTGAATCACAGGTGGATTTTCAAATTCAGAAGAATTGCATGTTGGACAGACTATCTTGTAATAAGAGTACCACATCCAACACATTTAGGTACCCGAACACACCCAGTTCATTACAAAGTACAGGAGTTTGGCAGGGAGATGAAGAATTTTCCCTCTCTGATATTACTCACACCAGTGAAATATGTTCTAATGATCTGGATCAGCTTCAGCCTGAATTAAGTAATCCTAGCTTTCCTTCTTCTGATTGTGAGTATCAGCTGATGTCTCTGGATGACAAGCTGCTGCTTGAGCTGCAGAGCATTGGAATATATCCAGAAATATTG CCTGATTTAGCTGAGGAAGATGAAGCTATAATTCAAGACATTGTGAAACTTGAGAAAGCTCTATATGAACAG aatggaaagaagaagAGCAACTTGGACCCAATTGATAAAGCTATTCTAAAAGGGAGGGACATGGAAAAACG GAGTATTGAGCAAGCTGCATTTGACCAACTTACTGAAATGGCTTACAGAAAGAGATTG GCATGCCgtggaagcagaaattcaaaaaGTGCTGTAAAGaaggtttcaaaacaagttgctcTAGCTTTTCTGAAACGCACTCTTGGAAGATGTAGAAGTTATGAAGAAGCCGGCGTTAGCTGCTTTAGTGAGCCTTCTCTGCAAAATATTTTGTTTTCGCCTCGTTCATGTGAGAATGGTGCACAACCTACAGATTGCATTGTCTCTGGCGCAACCAGTAATACATGTAACAAAGCTTTGTATCAAATTAAAGCCAGAAAATTAG AACAAGTGTCATCCATGAATGGGTCTGTGACGATCAAGGAGAAGAAGAGGGCAATGCTGGTCAATggttcttcaagaacatcaaaTCTTGATGGTGCTGTTCATGGTGGAGTGAAGGGAAAGAGAAGTGAGAGGGATAGAAATCAGATCCGGGATCAGACCAGAAAAAATTCCAATTCCCGAGCTGGTTACATGTCATTGGACAGTAGTCAAAATGAGAACAAACCAAAAGTTAAGCCCAAGCAAAAGAGTACTTCTGGTGGACATTTACCGATTTATGATTCTAGTCTATCTGTGGTGGCTAATGCAAGCAACAATGGTAGCAAAGATGTGGCAGCATTATCTGGTAACAATAACTCTTCTCAAGTAAAGGAATCCTCAGACTTGGGCATTTTGCCGCTACATGATTTAGATTCAATAGATGAATTTGGTGTATCTGGTGAACTTGGTGGGCCGCAAGATCTTGGCTCTTGGTTGAACTTTGATGACGATGGTTTGCAAGAAGATGGTTGTATTATGGGCCTCGAAATTCCAATGGATGACCTATCAGATTTGAATATGCTTATGTGA
- the LOC131621993 gene encoding uncharacterized protein LOC131621993: MLIALISKNKERFIDGTLPKPPISDVLYAPWIRRNTMVLAWIHKSISESIAKFVLWIDNAEDLYKFRQGNLDVSNYFTQMKVMWDELETYRPITACSYAIPFSCGALTSFHKYREHDYVIRFLKGLNEKFTQSKSQIMMMIPLPDIDKTFSLVIQQECELNHSQSTVSSSEDASAFHFNTSFGSNSGKSGNNYSKGKITGYDGSKGHSCVCTHCGRTNHTIETCFLKHGYPPGFKGKGKPTNSIPHSQTVASIETRHNSSQQH; encoded by the exons ATGCTCATCGCATTGATTTCGAAGAATAAAGAACGCTTCATCGATGGCACTCTTCCAAAACCTCCAATTTCTGATGTTCTTTATGCTCCTTGGATTCGTCGCAATACCATGGTGTTAGCTTGGATTCACAAATCTATTTCAGAATCCATTGCAAAGTTTGTGCTATGGATTGACAATGCA GAAGATCTGTATAAGTTTCGTCAAGGTAATCTTGATGTATCCAACTATTTCACTCAGATGAAAGTTATGTGGGATGAATTAGAAACGTATAGACCTATTACTGCTTGTTCTTATGCAATACCGTTTTCATGTGGTGCCCTTACATCATTTCACAAATATAGAGAACATGATTACGTCATACGTTTTCTCAAGGGATTGAATGAAAAGTTCACTCAATCCAAGTcccaaatcatgatgatgattccTTTACCGGATATTGATAAGACATTTTCTCTTGTTATTCAACAAGAATGCGAACTCAATCATTCACAATCTACAGTTTCTAGCTCTGAAGATGCCTCAGCTTTCCATTTTAACACTTCCTTTGGCAGTAATTCTGGAAAATCTGGGAACAACTATTCTAAAGGGAAGATTACTGGATATGATGGATCAAAGGGGCATAGTTGCGTCTGCACACATTGTGGAAGAACCAATCACACGATTGAAACTTGTTTTCTCAAACATGGATACCCACCTGGGTTTAAAGGTAAAGGAAAACCCACAAATTCTATTCCACATTCTCAAACAGTGGCATCTATTGAAACAAGACATAATTCTAGCCAGCAGCATTAA